The Topomyia yanbarensis strain Yona2022 chromosome 3, ASM3024719v1, whole genome shotgun sequence nucleotide sequence TTGACAGTTCGGTTCGGAGAAtgcatttttatgttttttcattgcgcaatGTTCACCAAAATGTTTTAGCAGTTAAGCGGACCCtgcacgagcagaaatattgacaataaatcatatattgatcaatatattgatggtatAATgtaatcttgaaaatattgattctgtagaatttaaatgggattgatggattgaagcagtcttgtcaatatatttattgacaatgTTGCTGTCtagtgtagggtccgctttatgCCCCAACGTTGTGTATAACGcaatgaaacttttaaaacAATAATGCGAAATGAATGACATGGTGGTGCCACAATAATAagctttagaaaaaaaatgcggCATAAGGCGGCGCGCGGAATTACAGCAGGTCACGGCAAAGCTATACCACAGTGATACGCATAACAGCGCCATTTGGTCCTGGAAATTAGAGGCTCTTTAGAATGAAAGTGATTATCAAAAATTGTGATGTAATTTGTTTTGCATGCCTTCGTTACGAACGGAACCAAATGAGCTTCATTTCCTGAAACGAAACTGAGAAACTGCATCCGCTTTCCTATACCCAGCCAAATCAtatagcgaaattcataagaatCATCTTATGATTtgtagaaaaataacaaaactatgttttcataagatgattatgaaaaaataagacTTTATTGGGTATTGTGTACGTTACTCGCTTGAGTTCCATAtgagcatcttatgattcacataaacataagagaaatatATAATTTTGTCTTATGAAAAATCGAAGATGCGTTATGGAAAAttaaatcatagcaaaccgatttgacgAAATAAATGCCGCTTCATAAGATAgtcttatgatttacatacgtcCTGCTTGTGACTAAAAAATATACGATATACTTATGAAGTTCACTGTATTTTTTGGCTGAGTGTATTTGATTTGATATTATCTACTACCATTGGCGGAAGTGTATCGTCACGTTAATCTATGTATCACTTTATTCATCAGTATAGGGCTGTGTGTAGCTCTGCGAATGCAATTCAGGAAAAAGTGTGGAGAACAAAACGACACTTCATTTACAAGGTAAGGATGGAAACAGGGATATCCGCAACTAAGGAAAGGAAACAAATTAACTACAGCTATTTTCATCCTTTGCTTACTTAAATATATTTCCCCTCCTTCAAAACTCATGAGTTTTATGTCCTTCATTAAACAAGCAAAAACAAAACACAAATTCTGCATCTCCACACATTGTTTACACTATTTGTATTTCgatacagaaaaaatataaataaaacttCTATAAAAACCTAAACAAGAACTTTTTGATAGATGACCAACCTTTGCTTCTagcaaaaacaaaatattgatgtaaacatttttttagtAAGGAAAAAAACTGCGGATCGCGCATTTCGTTCCCATTTTGAACCTGTGATTATGTACACAACTAAACAGATCACTTGCATTTTACTTGCCTATCGAAATAAGTGTGTTGGCTTGCTCTACTAACCTAAAACATTCAAACCTAAAATTAGAATAATGGTTTTAAAATAATAACTACCTACTAATACTATTTAGCTTTATGTCCATTCATTCCTGCTGGAAATGCTCTCTCGTTTAGTTGCTCCCTTCCCTAGTTGATACCTTCGTTCGATATTTTATGTATAAGTAATTTTCTCTGTCAGATAGGACGTTTCAACTGAAGTTGCACATGGATTCCTTTGCTGTCTTTCTCACTAAATAGTTCATTACTTCTTCAACTAGCCTAAGCATCAGAACGGATTATGGTTTGCTTTTGTTCATATTTCTTTACAGGGGCAGGGATAAAGATTATTATTTGGATGTCTGTGTCAGATGCGAATTTGCAACAAAGTATGTGACATCATATTTGCTAAGCAAGCGTTTCATTGTTATTTGTTAACATAATGTAACGTAAGTCTACTTGGCTGTGAAAGCTGGAAAATATGGAAAACTACACAATAAATCGAATCTAAAAGCAGATGGGAAGGAATTTAGCTTGCATTATCGATATTCTTTGATTTTACGAGCGtgtgtttaaattttttacatctGTACTTCTTAAAGAGGATACTAAATTACACCATTCAATTGAGTCATTCTGTTAATGCCCTGCTCAGACCCGAGCGGGTTGTTATTACGATCACGTCGTTAAATATACTTTCTCTATATTGTTTGCCAATCGACACTGTGCACACCGAGGTTCAACTCGGCTGATTTAGTTAAAACAACGCAGGAGATTAGAATAGTAAGAGACTTCGGAAGTTGAACCGTAGAACACGAACTTATTTTTTCGTTGGCGTACCACGCTGCGTCAGACTTTCGAACCGTCTGAAGGTATAGTTGATGAAGACCCAATCCTTGAGAACTTCGCCTTCCGGTGTTGGATGCGCGGCTAGCGAGAAAAAAGAAAACGgaattttaatttgtttaacATCTCATATTTGAAATATGCTGAGGTATATAAAAAAGTACATGGTGAGCTCAAAAATATCTTCAAAAGAACTgatttacattcaagaacaaTATGTAAATCTTTCGACTGTAGCTTCTGGTATAAAGCACTTGACGAATACTTACGTATTTCCAGTGCAACGTCAGGGAAATCGTCAAAGTTGGACGTGTCGTCGATCGATCGAACCTCTACCGGAATAGCAGATGGGCGCTCCCGAATATGCTCCCAATCGACTCCTCGGAAGAAGGAAACTAGCTTCAAATCCTCAATACCACGCTGAGATCCAAGTCTAAAACGGTTGACAAGTTCAATGAAACAAAACTCAGTTAGTGCTACGTATTTAACTCACCTCCGCTCCGCCTCGCAGCAAAACTTCACGATCGTATCACGTGCTTCCTCTGAAATGGGTGTCTCCGGTGGGAAGATCAATGTCTCGCGCCAATTCATCACCTTCCGATATGTATCCTGTGGGTTGTCCGAGCAGAACGGCGGATAACCCATGAGCATTTCGTACATGATCACGCCAAGGGACCACCAGTCGCAAGCAGGACCGTAGCCAGTCTGTAAGAACACTTCCGGTGCGATGTAATCCGGCGTGCCCACGGTACTGTAAGCCAATGCTCGTCGATTTCGTTTCCAACTCTCAGCTCGGCGTTTGGAGTCCATCGGGCTAGCACAGGTTCCGATGAAGTCCGATGGTTTAGCTTGCGAAAGGTCACGGTAAAAATCTGTCCGATGAGACTTTTTAAGTCCAGTACAGAGTCCAAAATCCGAAAGCTTCAAGTGTCCGCGAGCATCCAGCAAAAGATTATCCGGTTTTATGTCTCGATGGATAAATCCTAGCCGATGGATTGAATCAATTGCCAGTGCCGTTTCGGTGATGTAGAATTGTGTGCACTCCTCCGAAAGGGTGTCTTTTTTCATCAACAAGGTCATCATGTCACCTCCCGGTAGGAACTCCATAATCAAATACAAATTGACCGAATCCTGGAAATAAGTTGATTGTGAATCATTCAGAATATATGTTTGAAAAGACGTGTTACCTGAAAACTATAGTACATTTTTACAACCCACTGATGGTCAGCTTCTACGAGCACATCCCGTTCCGCTCTGACGTGAGCCACCTGTTCCTTCTCCAACATATCCGCCTTCCGAAGTACCTTCATAGCGTACACATGTCCGGTATCCTTTTTCTGCACAAGCCGCACCTCACCGAACGCTCCTCGCCCTATCACTTTCAGTGCTTCGAAATCTTCTACCCCAAGCCGGGATCGCTTTAACCGAAGAAATTCCGTCTCTTTTTGGGCGTGCTGCATCCGTTTCTCCTGCCGCTGTGACTCCGACAGCGCTTCGTCTTTAAGCGAGGCTTCCAGCTTAGCCTGCCGCTGTTTTCGTTCACCATGCTGGGTGATCAGATTGCTGTAGTAGTTCTCCAGCGTAACTTTCGCCTTCGTCGCCTTGTCCATCGTGTGGTCACTAAAGCGGATTGTGTTGTCCGTTGCGGTCATGTTGGTTACTGGCCGCTGGTTCAATCCTCTGCTgagctgctactgctgctggcGGAAGTTTGGCAGTATctgaaaatgaacaaaacaCGTGTTTGATTTTTCCGCTTGATTTGAGGGTACCGCAGGCGAACAAGTGACAGTAGGGGGTTAATATCGTTTGCGGTATGAAGCTAGCCAAGAGGCCATATAGTATCCGATATTTCAATCTGTTACAGAAACAATAGTCTTAAAGTCAAGGTGTAGCTCTGTTCTGAGGAATATTACAGTGCAATGAAGGTATCCgaaccaatgagaatggacACTGCCAAAGGTTAAGCACCTGTGGCAGATGAAAACGAAAGGATACAAAAGACGCGATTTCTTGTGATCATAACATTTATCTAAAAAAGGACGTATTCCTCTCCCTAACATAATGATGGTTCTATTTAATCAAAGATTTCCCATTAGTtgatatcatgaaaaatcagtCCTCATTCTACCCCGGACAAACAATGCGCGTTGCCCCTACATTTTAAACTCTTCGGTTAAGAATTTCTAGCTGGTCAGATGAAAACGGAACAAGGCAAAGCAAAATATAATTTGCAGCTCATCAGTTTATCACCACCAGAGGGCACTTGACCCTACAGTGAGCTTTTATCATCAATGCATCACACAGTGTAAGCATGCCGGCATGGTATGAAAATGATCAATTtaattataacttttttttttattttcactgttCACTAATTGCGTAATAGCGAAGACttcatattaagaagactggcaactctgtccagaatctggagacagtaaagGTGGTACtacccatagtgatgcacacacacatatacacgtTTACATTATGCTTCCTACCTTCATACGATAGAGGTGCTGCAACCTCTGTCGCCTCTTGTTTGTATGGGGGagggaaagagatatcagtcttcttaatatgtagtcttcggtaATAGTGTCATCGCGAAGGgatcgagcatttgtatgttaaagtAGTTGTCGCTTGCGTTAGCGAGTGCTTAAActcgattttataatcatgcGCGGACTGTGgctctgatgcttaatttttagtgtgtgGTGCAGATGCTAGAAGTGAGTAAgttttcccatatcactagattttccggtcatgtcgccatggaacgttttgtctagtgaatctaagcgtcattttttattggtccagctgaaggcatgagtctaggctgctaggaccgaagGTAGGCGCTTCCGGACGGGACCGTGattgcgcgagtggtgggttaatgcttgagactgcGTATGTAAGTGTATAGGTGCTACACTACTTTCgcggtgttttaatgttggcgagatcgcgggcgtaagtatgctaagccaagacaaatttcggcttcactgtgtctcatcggcataaacagaacttctgcgtcgttcgattgaaacacaaagtgtgctttagttttaagggatttacgtcaagccggcgctaatctattccgacaataagttagtgtcggtttctgatgaggcgaagccgaaacgcaactgagtatgaaataaggatttgcgccctcaagtgcaaagactggttttaccaacaaattttcaccctagtgaaaaattttggtttttatcaaattttgctccttagggtgaaatatagcacaatgtgtagatgattgcaattgtatgttcgcgtttgtgttatcgcgaaagccacgagcgtgtgtatgtatatgagAATATGTAATTAGTTGTGTTAGTGAGTAGTGGTATGAATCCAATTTAGGATATAGCAATAAAAGGaaacataacatgccgaataaaaaaaaaacgatgcaaAGAGATAAAATGGAAGTGTATAAATAGACAGATactatttttggtatacatgagtagtggaaaagcaaactaatataagtacaacaaaaatagactatttaagtagaagaaaagaacacatgtaacatgcaatcaaactatttTAACTCGTCTAAATGACAGCAAAAGGGTTTTATtcaccattaacgacaattacaTTCTGATAaaatttcatcatgctatgctggccgggaatggatgattcacgtgcgttgATAAACTAATtataccttaatttatccaatccgatcttcccaAATGAATAGGATCAATTACCTACTATTCTATTATATAAGCCAGGGCATCCATTATCTGACCCAGTTGCCACAAGTAATGTAGGTGGCCACACCCATGCAGGTCAACTtagggatgggaaggaatgttagttcaacacttgtgactattatgaccaAGGAATTTTCTGCATCATCCACAGATGTCGCATGATAGGATTGATGTTAGTAGGTATGGAAATGAAttaggatatatcttggtagatattgtgatttaacTAAGTACTCGCGCGCTTTGTCCTTTCATTCTAACACTCCTCCAACCATGCCAGTTTTACTTACACGAACAACCATGCCTCAAAAAAAGTCGGCACGGTTttttcaaatcgctatatctcagcagtcgcttgaccaatttggacaatatTGATATCAATGGATTTTTCGGACTCTTTAGATTACTTTGAAATGGTTTGAATTCAATTGATCTTTTTACGGCAAAGAAAGTCGGAGCAAGcactacaaaaaattgaaaatttccaatatttgtgAAGAACTTAAAATCTAGCGCGATGACCTACGCatattattatgttaaattCTTTGGATTGATGTAGGCAACCAATTTCTAGCAGATTGTTTATAATTTCTTATGAaaggaactacaatatcttcacaaaattgcatacaatacagaaaatgacaattttcggaaatatttcaaatttcatagcgATGACACGCATATattatactgtgaaaattttcgTATATATGCGAGTGACAATTTTCAAGAGCATTGttcatagtttttaattcaatgaactacaatatcttcacaaaatcacgtattttaccaaacatttctttattttccattgcaactttaaattttcaaaatgaatgTTTGCATTTATGTGTTAGacgtagaggtgtgcgccgatgcatttttgatcggcggcggcgtaagcgacatttttggccggcggcggcggcgttggcggcgtcacgccgttggaccctatcggcggcggcgcgccggcgtgtgtcggcgtgacgaatattgacgcctaggtaactaaaaaaaattcttaacagtacaattcctttcccaaattttcggtttctattgtaacagacttcacagcacatacaaacaaacgttacagcttaaagaaaatctaaaaaaaatcatcgcccacgatgtactagcgacatctgttgaacacattgcacaaaatgtaattctcgcaaccatatcaattttttccaatagtgcccaccttgcttgccaaatgcaagataataaatgaaacgtggaactatttttacagttgtaaaatttgaagaacgaaatagaaaaattgtcgatgtcgcatactacgacttcgcatgaaacaatgattgcaattgacaaatttgaagaatgcagggtaacgactgtatttcaatgacccataataattatttattgttctatatttgggaaattaagcaacggtaaaacagtttttgttttgtttgaggaaattgttgttgtcgtttcattgttttttgtttctatttagtcatctttaccgtaagcccggggacaattgacagctcccatatattgaattcataagcaaactttggggtgatttggtgatgtcatggcggctcgaatggaacaaaatttgaaaaaggcgcatcccatttattattttccatatctgtggaaaataatcGATTTAAGCACTTTTACcatttctaccatttctttttgctgctagaattttgataaaaacacaaattctattcaaaacgaattattaagcttggtggtgatgtactttcattggcaaaatgtttttcatttacatttctcgagataaaaagcaccaatgatttaacgatttcacacttcacacaacaagaaaaccaaaacatgtttaggaaggaagagagccggttgttaaaaacaacaACTTTTagctaaatatataataagatttttgtaactttgctgacggttttcagttagggataaatttattcactaataatagttttctttattcacattttggaataagctttttctaaatgttgttctagccacattgacggcgttcagaccacacgtaacgaaacacgcttttctcttgaaactttttcgtttcgttgttcgtggtactcatacagagaaggcatactagcgccaccatcaaatcggtggtgcatatatgaaacaagcactatctgtcaagggGCCatacataaatgacgtagcattttggggggtagggagggtataccaaatttgtgacgaagtgtgacgagggggagggtagggtcagaagttgtgcgacgtagcattaagtttaaaatccattgtttagagaaaacaatttaatgatgaTCCATTcccaataaatttaaattcaaacaagttacttttgatgcggtttttcatgaggtaaattttacgatttgcggaattgcaagttcgcgaaatacaaaaatattttgtatgcggatttaccttgctacattagttagctaatgttgccaATTAGTACACTTAGTttgaaagctgaattaaatttgcacttcggattcaaccaaacaaaatttagtaatttagatgaacgtatgcttcttacaatcattggcggctgcacgattgtgaactgagagaacttctcttcatgctccctttgacttataaaattcaaaacaaaactatcaacactctatttgtcatgaaatgggcttattttgcacgcaatttgctgttataatgaaaatgttgataaaagtcgtcaaacattttgaaaggacatgtatttaaaataattaaaaaacatatgtaatttttttcatctcccggtcgctttgcatgggacgagggggagggggtaggtaaatgctacgttatttacgagggggaggttagaattttgtgaccaaatgctacgtggggggagggaggggtcaaaaatcgctgaaaaaaagctacgtcatttgtgtacggcccccaagttgtccctgggttgtttaccgtcgctcttttagaatcccgcagatatcaggaaCCCTAACACAAGGCGTTATTATTGACATTACTGCGCAGatatgtcacttttaatgatcgtggcaggacctttcaaggtagacgcattacttcattttccaggctggtgtttacttttacttcttgtaagtacaaaatcgtcatgatgataaggaatacgattccctggcactacattttcttacaacgtacggtctgcttctatcttgagtgcaaagtatgctcgatgtgctggaatcatacagatctacaccctgacgaaacctaaatatacagttactatcaatcataatcattccacgacttgacgtgttagctactgttaggttgaaactgatcactaaacaagtctgtctgaaaatggtctgagcgtatctctagttttagTTGCACCTGtaccccgccaatttctccggcagttccggggaccaacaaattctaatccattgcatacattcgatacaccgaatcaattaaattactaacatcctgtaatgtgcttactcaccgatcggcatcgtgttgtaacttaagaaatggttatGAACAACTCTCACCTTGGGCACTTccacaagaatgaatttcacatttccggcccatattgtttgttttggtttgcatgagattaaaaagaccgtaacgttttcgggtgggtgcggaaactaagtaacgcatttagctctgtatcaaaatctcttcactaacgccaccgatttgtaattgaaatcgaccattttttttctacgagtgatgaaaattcatctcgtgttgcgtcttatttgtctgtgataccgggctggtgcaactgacactgaaaatctttcttgagtggggctagatcacacgatgaataatttatgagacaagaaatcttaccctctgcatcgccacatctgtgcaccagcgtcgcgaaaagtcaagatcactttgctcagaaatcgagaatttttttaaaaataggtcacgattcaatcaattataaataaacctcggattgaaaataatttttgtgttttcacaaaactagttcacgcaaaaaagatgacattatactgaaatgtttagtaggtggctgtgtctgaatatgtttaatatttttatgattctaattcataactcgatgaaacattgatttgtattaactttattgactaaaacagtcaagaattgaacgacgtgcaacgattttcgtaaattctcgttgtattatcgtgatattttagtcttgagcttaccgtttattgtttattgtttatttgttgtaccgtcaccaacagaccccttggccccaatggtggttacttaaactaattacatttcagaatacgaattattttagtttttatcgaattccttgtcaggttgaagtcaaacgccgtcgccacactgttaaacacacgctggagtccggtaacagcgccctggcgcccatagttagttctcctgaatgggattcgcagaagagagttattgcgcagagctcgaacgcgagcttgaagatcgaggcgtccgaggattgtagggcaatccaccctggcagacagtaagtccgagacgaacagggctcgggagcagtccctccggatgcttagagtatcgagctgtattaactgacaacggttttcgtagctcggcagctgaaatctgttttgccaaggaagatgtcggagtgcaaagcgtatgaaccggcgttggacggcctcgattctgtcgacaccgttctggtagtaagggttccaaacagcagaacaatattccagtgttgagcgaaccagcgcacaatagagagattttaaacagtatacgtccttaaagtttttcgctattcggaagatgaacccaagctgtcttgaagccttatccacaatggatgatgtatgtggtttgaacgttagtgccgaatccatgatgactccgagatccttgacgttagagtgtcttggaatactcgagtcgaagagatggtagttaaactgaatcggatggcgtttccgcgtgaacgtaacgattgagcatttgctcgggtttaaaatcattctgtttagatcacaccacgtactaaagctgtccaattccctctgaagaagctcggcatcggttttatcccgtatttgttgaaaaatttttatgtcgtcggcaaaagaaaggcggggtccttgtaatttgatgttgacgtcattaaagtagaggaggaatatcactggaccgaga carries:
- the LOC131688294 gene encoding serine/threonine-protein kinase tricornered → MTATDNTIRFSDHTMDKATKAKVTLENYYSNLITQHGERKQRQAKLEASLKDEALSESQRQEKRMQHAQKETEFLRLKRSRLGVEDFEALKVIGRGAFGEVRLVQKKDTGHVYAMKVLRKADMLEKEQVAHVRAERDVLVEADHQWVVKMYYSFQDSVNLYLIMEFLPGGDMMTLLMKKDTLSEECTQFYITETALAIDSIHRLGFIHRDIKPDNLLLDARGHLKLSDFGLCTGLKKSHRTDFYRDLSQAKPSDFIGTCASPMDSKRRAESWKRNRRALAYSTVGTPDYIAPEVFLQTGYGPACDWWSLGVIMYEMLMGYPPFCSDNPQDTYRKVMNWRETLIFPPETPISEEARDTIVKFCCEAERRLGSQRGIEDLKLVSFFRGVDWEHIRERPSAIPVEVRSIDDTSNFDDFPDVALEIPAHPTPEGEVLKDWVFINYTFRRFESLTQRGTPTKK